The proteins below are encoded in one region of Apostichopus japonicus isolate 1M-3 chromosome 22, ASM3797524v1, whole genome shotgun sequence:
- the LOC139964103 gene encoding uncharacterized protein translates to MMEPVTIAPGLNVKQIQGVATAVKWREPVVGFPAQSFEDTDSKLNGSQLTQTTMRENDSSTLANGVPSSVVVVPQNDVGLSQTDLDSNANRATIQSRARARRSDEPAPFLCVDNLPMDKVIVDGKTSASPAVRKPPPPSSRKYQDFEAAPPTSSTSTTRKGSAAIQSPCPPRATPKSTPRNTPSAGFYNYNSFFTHKNPAFLAGPPNLWSLNNRFWPHATPPLDKSNLPPLPSALSLEAATLRQNSQVIQPFKHGREPVLHKVNERASSPSFEMKAQTVKAIHDVTRQISKQSSTTSVKPSGRLLKGKLQPLHTFKMDGPAIEKCQGIQPEGTTRSYTPSQSRLLQRKRELLNMLPPDIFQTRPQTQESIHRTSVASNWDETRYNDLESDLGKADIDSQQFGQPSRLSKHDEVQLPSNPSDQITAGEKINPTIPEKTDEGEGEIKAPATSPRLDSSSVGGDNGLTSQSMSDLMLAAGGASQILCRMINRVKVNSATSDPGVMPTDQTNSGSNDGTDRKDNDADHRKMREKLKRAKSEPVLSVGRMTLASHVFRGHDQPGSSFDEQTVENGINEEFPASEMFDISTGGSDAVRHSRTSINDKQVTESLSLQVSQGNNENSAQEEGETSKNGGEELPLADLEKSNQEVGHKTGSKFFISETSDIDRDSVRGRSPAVREIHIGDSPSGNVKEYEEGEARNSSKIGSQELSRNDEESKQEKTMENSAKSKKESCKDEESLKSKSRDDDDKDGGDGDGRRHETGVHGGVEGTGPGSQGGGNDGNQQQNYNNSGQGKQAVNQSDLEDVPDLDEAVLFCSYCGQDIDECECVYSQERNSQQEMSFKELALVSRYERILSAAGGEATPSEVGEGRSRLPGSGRKTRPRPESAPCGMTGTMMVMRGTGLQNKDISPNDNQSRVEIVKDKAKMKSALNSPARDVDNMTIVASTKPRHDRSGAEQGLMIPPMGFKVNARPPDGTVYFFAYGMEMNAARLQAYTGQLQNHRMWGILYGFQMQFNRRGMELSAGGFPNIVHSPENSVEGCIYCLSLEQMALLDNAVGCPKFCIKVVLPVWMINCMEPDKLGVAQYCVPAVLYIARDTWVHSEPLCNSYNLW, encoded by the exons ATGATGGAACCAGTAACAATTGCACCGGGGCTTAATGTCAAGCAAATTCAAGGAGTTGCCACTGCAGTAAAATGGAGGGAGCCAGTGGTTGGATTTCCTGCACAAAGCTTTGAAGACACCGATAGCAAGCTGAATGGTAGTCAACTAACCCAGACAACGATGAGGGAAAATGACAGCTCAACTTTAGCAAATGGTGTTCCTTCTTCAGTTGTGGTGGTGCCTCAAAATGATGTGGGTCTTTCTCAGACAGACTTAGACAGTAATGCCAACAGAGCTACCATTCAGTCCAGGGCAAGGGCAAGGAGGAGTGATGAG CCAGCACCATTCTTATGCGTTGACAACCTTCCTATGGACAAGGTGATTGTAG ATGGAAAAACTTCTGCTTCACCAGCTGTGAGAAAGCCTCCACCGCCATCATCACGGAAGTATCAGGACTTTGAAGCAGCTCCACCAACATCGTCAACATCCACCACCAGGAAAGGGTCCGCAGCCATCCAATCTCCTTGTCCACCGAGAGCAACCCCAAAGTCCACCCCAAGAAACACTCCCTCAGCCGGATTTTACAATTATAACTCTTTCTTTACACATAA AAATCCTGCATTTCTTGCTGGTCCACCAAACTTATGGAGTTTGAACAACCGTTTCTGGCCACATGCCACGCCGCCACTAGACAAGTCTAACTTGCCACCACTGCCATCAGCACTTAGCCTGGAAGCTGCAACACTGAGACAAAATTCACAGGTTATTCAGCCATTTAAACATGGCAGAGAACCTGTCCTCCATAAGGTCAAT GAAAGGGCCTCGTCACCCAGCTTTGAAATGAAAGCTCAGACAGTCAAAGcaattcacgatgttaccagaCAGATATCAAAACAATCTTCTACAACTTCTGTTAAACCCAGTGGCAGGCTTCTTAAAGGAAA ATTGCAACCATTGCATACCTTTAAGATGGATGGTCCTGCTATTGAGAAATGTCAAGGAATTCAACCAG AAGGGACAACCAGAAGTTACACCCCTAGCCAGTCGAGACTATTGCAGCGCAAGAGGGAATTGTTGAATATGTTACCTCCAGATATCTTTCAAACCAGACCGCAGACCCAGGAGTCAATTCATCGAACCTCTGTGGCATCAAATTGGGATGAAACAAGATACAATGATTTAGAGAGTGATCTGGG CAAAGCAGATATTGATTCCCAACAGTTTGGCCAACCAAGTCGTTTATCTAAGCATGATGAGGTTCAACTACCCAGTAATCCATCAGATCAGATAACTGCAGGAGAGAAGATTAACCCCACCATTCCAGAGAAGACGGACGAGGGCGAGGGCGAGATCAAGGCCCCTGCTACCTCCCCGAGGCTGGACTCATCTTCTGTTGGCGGGGACAACGGTCTTACCTCTCAGAGTATGTCAGATTTGATGCTAGCTGCAGGAGGAGCATCGCAAATCCTCTGTAGGATGATCAACAGAGTCAAAGTCAATTCAGCTACCAGCGATCCCGGAGTCATGCCGACGGATCAAACCAATTCGGGATCGAATGATGGAACGGATCGAAAGGACAATGATGCAGATCATAGGAAAATGAGAGAAAAGTTAAAGAGAGCAAAGAGCGAACCGGTATTATCCGTCGGAAGAATGACTCTAGCGAGTCATGTCTTTCGAGGACACGACCAGCCGGGGTCTTCATTCGATGAGCAAACGGTTGAAAATGGAATAAATGAAGAATTTCCTGCTTCGGAGATGTTCGATATTTCTACGGGAGGTAGTGATGCGGTCAGACATAGCAGAACCAGTATCAATGATAAACAAGTAACTGAATCCCTGAGTCTTCAAGTTTCCCAAGGTAACAATGAGAATTCTGCACAAGAGGAAGGGGAGACGAGCAAGAATGGAGGCGAGGAATTGCCATTGGCAGATTTGGAGAAATCGAATCAAGAAGTTGGCCACAAGACAGGATCAAAATTCTTCATTTCTGAAACTTCTGATATTGATCGCGATAGTGTCAGGGGTCGCAGTCCTGCTGTAAGAGAGATTCACATCGGCGATTCTCCTTCCGGGAATGTCAAGGAATACGAGGAAGGAGAAGCCAGGAACTCGTCCAAAATTGGGAGCCAAGAGTTATCACGAAACGACGAAGAAAGCAAACAAGAAAAGACAATGGAGAACTCTGCAAAGAGCAAGAAAGAATCTTGTAAAGATGAGGAAAGTTTGAAGAGCAAGAGTagggatgatgatgataaggatggaGGAGATGGAGATGGACGCCGACATGAAACAGGGGTGCACGGTGGGGTGGAAGGGACAGGGCCAGGCAGTCAGGGTGGAGGTAATGATGGTAACCAACAGCAGAATTATAACAACTCCGGCCAAGGTAAACAGGCTGTAAACCAATCTGATTTGGAGGATGTCCCCGATCTTGATGAAGCCGTCTTGTTCTGCAGTTACTGCGGACAGGATATCGATGAGTGTGAGTGTGTTTACAGTCAAGAGAGGAACTCACAACAGGAGATGTCCTTTAAAGAATTGGCTCTGGTTTCAAGGTATGAGAGGATTCTTTCAGCCGCCGGTGGGGAGGCTACCCCCAGTGAAGTAGGCGAGGGAAGGTCACGGCTTCCTGGATCTGGGAGAAAGACGCGTCCCAGACCGGAGTCTGCGCCATGTGGTATGACAGggacgatgatggtgatgagaGGGACCGGACTCCAGAATAAAGACATATCTCCGAATGACAACCAAAGTAGGGTTGAAATCGTCAAGGATAAGGCAAAGATGAAATCTGCCCTGAACTCACCTGCGAG AGATGTGGACAACATGACCATTGTGGCTTCCACGAAGCCAAG ACATGATCGATCTGGAGCTGAACAAGGTCTTATGATCCCACCAATGGGGTTTAAAGTTAATGCGAGACCCCCCGATGGTACGGTGTATTTCTTCGCCTACGGTATGGAGATGAACGCTGCTAGGTTACAAGCATACACAGGCCAATTGCAGAACCATAGGATGTGGGGTATCCTGTATGGGTTTCAGATGCAATTCAATAGAAGAG GAATGGAGTTATCTGCTGGTGGATTTCCTAACATTGTTCACAGTCCAGAGAATTCTGTGGAAGGCTGTATTTACTGCTTATCACTGGAACAAATGGCTCTCTTGGACAATGCAGTCGGTTGTCCTAAA ttttgcatCAAAGTTGTCTTGCCTGTGTGGATGATCAACTGTATGGAACCTGATAAGCTAGGTGTAGCTCAGTATTGTGTACCTGCAGTGTTGTATATAGCCAGGGATACTTGGGTGCACAGTG AGCCATTGTGTAACAGTTACAACCTATGGTAG